Genomic segment of Coffea arabica cultivar ET-39 chromosome 1e, Coffea Arabica ET-39 HiFi, whole genome shotgun sequence:
cgtattattctaaataatatttcgcttgcatcagaaacacatttttcaacccatctttttatattctcaattaactttttatctcacatacatcacatcacaaaaagtgctacagtaattattccaaataatatttcaaataatactctatccaaacaaacccgttGGGTCGTGTGAAAgtataatactctatccaaacattTCTATAATATAATATCGGGTCGTGTGAAAGTTGAATGACACTCTGCCAGCGAAACTTcctcaaattttccttttttttttccgttttaACGTCTCCAAGTTATTCTAGTAGCTGGAACGGTACTGGTGGCGGTGAAATTTCCTcaacttttccaatttctggtacttttttttttgttataagtGATATTCAAATTTTTGACCTATTGCTCAAAGAGGGATTTAATTCCATTTGGTGGGCACTTGCGAGAAGGATAGAGACAGAAAAACCTAAAAAAGTTGTGTAAGGAATTGACTAGATCTGGTGCCTTAACATCACCTTTGgaattttgtttttaatttcacTGCAGGGTGCTCCGTTAATGTATGTGGTTGGTTGTTACGTTGCAGGAAAAGTGAACGGTCAACACAGCCACCCAAACCCCAGCGTGAACGGCCCCTCATCCTCTTGCCAACTTGCCCCCGCCATATATCATTCAATATGCGTTGTTTCTAGTCCTCTCTCGACTCTTCTGGCGCTTCTTTTCGCTTTcctctgcttttcttttcttcttcctcttcttttttcttttatttaatcGGGGTTGCATCTCTCTGATTTTTTCCTCGAACTCGTTCGGAtaagaatgaaatttgatattaACACGAGACTCGTTGGGTGTGCCGTAGCACTTCCTTAATCtagttgaatttgtatattCACTAATTTTCTATCACAGCCTCCTTAGGCTTCTCCTTTCCCTAGATTAGGATGGGGTAGATTATATAAATGTGTCgttattgacaaaaaaaaaaaaagataaaaatgaaatgataTTAACACCGGACTCGCTAATCTTTTGGTGCACGTCAACTTACGCTTATTTTAGTCTGTACATGGCCAAATATTCAAGCCTACGTCCTTGGAATACAAGAATTTTTTAGCTCAATTAATGGTTTTTTTATATTGTTTTGGGGCTTGTTTTCAGACAcgtgttaaaagagaaaaaaaaaaagtaatattttGTCCTGCCACacgctttattttattttacatatattataacctaataaatattatatttttatttaaaaattaaattatatacacactgataatatatatattattattatcattatcattgaattcatgatatatgtaaaaaaattaaattttaaaaaaaaatgccagATGTTCTCCAATTTAAAAAAGCAGGCCTCGTGGGTGACCCGAGGGCGACCCGTAGGTGAAGCTTTTGAGACACCAAAAGCCAACGAAGGGGAGACTGCTTCGTGGGTTCCGTTAATACTTTCCGGCCTTGCACGGGCAGCAGTAGCAATCAGTAGGATGTCGTGATTCTCGTGGCCATGAACTTAAAGCTTTGTTAGTACAGTGAATCTCCAATCCTCTCCTCCAAGTGGATGGACGACTTTCCATTAGTGGCTGAGAATGTTTCATCGAGCCACTCAGTTGCAGTTGTGGATGCTGATAAAATCATTTCTTAATACAGTAGTCTTACATCAAAGCCAATGCTATACAAACAAGAAGAAGTCATGAGCAGAAAGGGGACGTACAACATTTTTTAGAGGTGATTCTCGTAAACCCATTAATTATTGTACAACTAAGATCAAGTCAATATAGATTAAATAAGAACAATACTTTGCATCTGCatgcaagtaaaataaaaaatattcaatGACTGAAATTGCAAGTACTTGGAAAGAGTCTTGTTATtagtaattaaattaaattattaattttctctctttgaCGTCATGAAATTAGGTTGTCCTCCGAAGCCTAGCCTAATGGTGGAATTCATCGTCAACAACAATGCTAATCCCCCTACGGCCAACTGAGAGAGTGAAAGCGGCTCATTTGATAATTACATCATACAACCTTGAAAAGTAGTGGCCACTTAACTTCTTCAAGCTTCCATGTCGATTTATTTACACATTAGCGCAAGTTTAATTCTTGCTTAACTGGGATGGCTCAAATCAACGGGCAAATTACTGGGTTAGCAATTTTCGGTTCTCGTCACCCTTGCCCATTTGCAATTTAtaaccttttcttcttcttttttcatggGATGCTGGTGCTGGTCTTGATGAGAGTTGGCGGCGCCGCCGCCGCTTGCTTTGGACACGTATCATATCCTTTCACAGGTTGTCAGAGCCGCATATCGTGCCTGACGTTAGAATCTATGATAAGACGAGGGTTCACCATCGGTGGCTCTTGAACGCAGTCAAGAGACGCAGCAAGCAAAGAGCTGATTGCTATGCATCTGTTTAACGAGTGTGCTCGTAACATGTGGTTTTTCAAATGTCATATATTTGGAAAGATAAatttaattagaaaaaaaaatataaatataaaacaaagTAATAATTATTCATgcgtacatatatatatatatataatagatTGGGTGAAATTTAACCGTGGGTGTGTTTGGACAgccaattatttggccaaatatatttgctgacatcaccattacaatttccaatacacctttttatcttcccaattacctttttatctcacatacatcacatcacaaaaagtgctacagtaaaaatatttcaaataacttacaatccaaacacactccaTATTAATAAGTGATTATTGCTGAACActtattgaaaaaaatttgactGACTAGTGCTCggcctttttttcttcttacctcaaatatacaaagaCAAGGAATGGCTGAAGAAGTTTGTCGGCGCTAAAATATCTCCTTGTCTTGTCTCAGCATATTGTCAATGAAGTCAGCGGTAGCCATCACACCACAAAGAGTATATCTTGCTGCCTAAAGTTGGAGTTGGAACTTGGAACTGAAGCGGAACAAAACAAACACAAGTTTTGTTCCTTTTCTGTTGTGTTGTAATCATGATCAACAAAATTGGTGATTATCTTCTTGTTTCGCGTTGCGGGTTAGCAATTCAATTTCAATGACATATGAAATGAAACTTTTGCCCCGTGGTTTGATaacctccccctccccctccacAACTCCTTGTTACTTTAAGCATTTCTCTGAGTGAGCTGAGTAGTATACCataaagtgaagttggtgaTGATTTCCTTTCTTGGAGTAAAATAGGATCATCAACCAAGAAGCCTTATCTAATGCTTAGTTTGGGAGATGATATTTgaacgagaaaaaaaaaaacagaagggAAGAGAAAGGTAGACATTTTTCACGTTGAGAGTTTTGCTGAAATAGAAAGGAAGAGAATCCGGCTGATTTTGAAGGAAGAGGAGATCCGTTACtattagtttaaaaaaatttccagtCCAAATTGGGCAGAAAGCAAAGGAAAGCTACGGAAAGgctacaaaaatttttaaaattgccTGTTCTATCCTTGAAAAGCTATTGAATGAAATATTTATTGATCAATGTGTCCAAAATCATCTCCTTTCTTttataaattttcaaataacattaaaatctcttctcttcttttcttatcCTTTCTTTTGTCTCATAATTtaacctttctcttttttttcttttctatcctcaaCTCACAAACTAGCTATAACATTTCCTTTCAGTCGTGCTAAATGGCTACTTAATTTGAATAGGTAGTTTTCATCCCCTTGTTCTTTGTCTGCGGATTGGGGGGAGCTGGTATCCACCTAGGTCGGTTGACGGTCTAGCTCGGAAGGGTGAGCCCAATATCATAAGGCCTGGTATTAGCAACCCATTTCGGGTATCCAACAATAGCAAACAGATGGCCCAGAAGACAAGCAACTTAGACGCAATCCGTCGTTCGTACTACAAAACTAAACAAATAGCGTTACAATAACCCACCCATCTAACTAGGCCCAAATTCCAAACCCCAACGATCGGAAAACCTCCAAGCCAAGGTCGTAGTCGGTGGTTTTAGGCAATTCTCCAGCTTCGTTAAAGAGTGTATTGAAGCACGGCTGCTCCTGCAAATTGCTGCTCTTAAGTAGAGAGGAAGACGTCCAGCAGCCATGGCGGAGCTGACGGCGGCAACCCCAGGGAGTGATATTCCTCAAAATCAGACTATTTACATTAACAATCTAAACGAGAAAATCAAGCTCGACGGTAATTGTCATCTATTGTTCTAATTATCTATAATTAAACTCTATCCTATTCCTTGCTAGTttcaaactgaaatttttgtGTAATTTGATTGTTTGTTGTGGGGGGTGATGGTGGTTCTTTTAGAGCTGAAGAAATCACTGAAAGCAGTTTTCTCACAATTCGGAAAGATAGTGGAAGTATTAGCGTTCAAAACCCTCAAACACAAAGGACAGGCTTGGGTGGTATTCGAGGACGTTTCTTCTGCTACCAGTGCGCTTCGCCAAATGCAGGGCTTTCCATTCTACGACAAGCCTATGGTGATATTCCCAATACCTGaatccttttctcttcttttcttttatgtGCTTTATTCAAATTCCTTTGTCGCAAGTTTTGTTAAGCTCAAAGTATTCATGCTTCTAGTTAAATAACATTTATGTAACttaagtttcttttttctttgttatttttttattcaTCACTCCTGACATTATCAGTAGATTCTGAACGAAATCTTCTTTTCTTTGAGTACTTTTGATGAAGTGATTTGCTAAAATCATCTCAGAGAATACAATATGCAAAGACAAAATCAGATGTCGTAGCAAAGGCCGATGGCACTTTTGTACCtcgagaaaaaagaaagaagagcgATGACAGAGGTAAGACACCTTATGCATCACTTTGTCACATATGATATATTTGCCTTGGTATGTATCCAAGTGCTGAATATCACCATAACAGAGTTTGTTAGAGGTGATTTCAAATTTTCGCAACATATAAAACTGCCCTAAGTGAGGATGATAAGCAATCTGCATACTTCATGATATTGTTTGGGGCTAGTTTTCCTTAATATTTTGAGGCTCGTTTAGCAATTTTTCCTGTCAATTATGCTTTGTGTCTTCTACagggaggaagaaaaaggacCAGCATGATGCAAATCAAGCTGGGATGGGTCTCCATCCTGCATATACTAGTCCCTACGGGGCAACACCTCCGGTAAGCATGTTGTCAAATGATAAATTTAttatctgttttctttttctcccatTGTATTTGCATTGCTTCCA
This window contains:
- the LOC113735135 gene encoding U1 small nuclear ribonucleoprotein A isoform X2 translates to MAELTAATPGSDIPQNQTIYINNLNEKIKLDELKKSLKAVFSQFGKIVEVLAFKTLKHKGQAWVVFEDVSSATSALRQMQGFPFYDKPMRIQYAKTKSDVVAKADGTFVPREKRKKSDDRGRKKKDQHDANQAGMGLHPAYTSPYGATPPLPYMAGSKAAMPEAPAPPNNILFVQNLPHQTTPMMLQMLFCQYPGFKEVRMVEAKPGIAFVEYENEIQSTVAMQALQGFKITAENPMLITYAKK
- the LOC113735135 gene encoding U1 small nuclear ribonucleoprotein A isoform X1 → MAELTAATPGSDIPQNQTIYINNLNEKIKLDELKKSLKAVFSQFGKIVEVLAFKTLKHKGQAWVVFEDVSSATSALRQMQGFPFYDKPMRIQYAKTKSDVVAKADGTFVPREKRKKSDDRGRKKKDQHDANQAGMGLHPAYTSPYGATPPLSQLPYMAGSKAAMPEAPAPPNNILFVQNLPHQTTPMMLQMLFCQYPGFKEVRMVEAKPGIAFVEYENEIQSTVAMQALQGFKITAENPMLITYAKK